One Halarsenatibacter silvermanii genomic window, GCCGGGGTAATGATTTTTATTTCTTTTGTGGAACTCTTTGAAGAGGCCAGAGAGGAATTAACCGCTTATTTTGCCGGTGATACCGGTTTTACCGTTGCGGTAGCTGCATTTTTCGCGGGAGTATTTTTGATCATGATAGTTGATATGCTGGTGCCGGAGCGGGATAATCCTCATCATGCGCTTGATCAGGAAGAGATCGAGTCGGCAAGGGAAAAACAGGAGGTTTCTGACTCTTCAGATATAGAGAGCCTGAGAGCAGAGGATCAGCAGGAGCTGGAGAGAGTGGGGTTGATGTCGGCTGCTGCGATAGCTATACATAACTTTCCCGAAGGACTTGTAACTTTTGTAGCTACACTGGCAGATCCCGCCCTGGGCATTACTATAGCTATAGCCATAGCCCTACATAATATTCCGGAAGGAATCGCTGTGGCAATTCCTATTTTTTATTCCACTGGCAGCCGCCTGAAAGCAGTGCTTTATTCATTTGCTGCGGGTACAGCTGAACCCGCCGGTGCCCTTCTGGGTTATTTTGTTTTCCGAGAGTTCTTTGATGAATTGACCTTCGGGATAATATTTGCATTTGTTGCCGGGATTATGGTTTTTATCTCTATAGATGAGCTGCTGCCAACCGCCAATGAGTATGGAGGAGAAGGTCATCAGGAAATTTATGCCTTCATCGGCGGAATGGCCATCATGGCTGTAACATTAATATTTGTAGGGTAGAATACTTATTAAGGATCTTCTTGTCTTAAGTTGGTAAATAGGGGACACTATTTTTTGGCCATGGATTTAACCTGAGTTTCGAAAAATTTCGAGTATCACTTTGCTTTATATCTTTCAGCCATTATTGTCATGATAGTGATCTTATACGATATCTATCAACTTATACAAGGAAGATTCCTTATCAAAAATAGTTTTCTACTCTTTTCATCAGCTCTGATACAGGTAGATCTTGGGGGCACTCACCCTCACAACGCTGGCATTTTATACAGGCATCTGCTCTCCTATCTTCATCGATATCATAATATTCTTCTTTCATATTTTGAAAACCATCATAAATGTGAGCATTATTGTACAGATCCAGAATTTTGGGTATTCTAACTCCTTCTGGACAGGGAGTGCAGTAGCTGCAGCCGGTGCAGTCTACCGGAGAAATTTTTTTGAACTCTGCTGCGGCTTTATTTATCAGTTCTGTTTCGTTTTGAGGAAGGCTACCCGGCCCTGTTCGGGCAGCTGTGGCGACATTTTCTTTTACTTCCTCAATATTATTCATGCCGCTCAGTACAACAGCAATTCGTTCATCCTGCCATAGCCATTCAAGAGCTCTGGCTGCAGGAGAAATATCTCGAGAGCTTTTTTCCCAAATTTTTTCTACTGCCCTGGGGGGCTTCCGGGCTAAAAGCCCGCCTCTAAGGGGTTCCATGATAACGACATCAAGATCCTGACGCCAGGCATAATCAAGTCCTTTTTCACCGGCCTGATACTTTCTATCCAGATAATTATATTGAATCTGGCAGAAATCCCAGGCAGGAAAAGAATCAATGATTTTTTTGAAGGCGGGAAAGTCATCGTGAAATGAAAAGCCCGGATGATTGATGAGCCCTTCTTCCTTCTTCTGCAGAAGCCAGTCGGTGATGCCGATATCGTAAAGTTTCTTCCAGCTTTTTTCTCTGAGAGAATGTAAAAGATAAAAATCTATATAATTTGTCTGCAGTTTTTTGAGCTGCTGCTGCAGGAAATAATCCAGGTCATCTTTGCTTTTTACCAGTGGGGTGGGGAGTTTGGTGGCCAGATAAATATCATTTCTTGCATCTCTGCTCTGCAGATAACTTCCGAGAAAATTTTCGCTTTCTCCTCGATGATAAAACCAGGCGGTGTCGAGATAGTTAACTCCGTTTTCCAGAGCGTAATCGAGCATTTCAGCGGCCTTTTCTGTTTTAATTCGGTCCGGCCTGTCATCCGCTGCTGGAAGCCTCATGCAGCCAAAACCCAGAGACGAAACCTTTTTTTCAGAGTTTTTCATCCTGCGGTAATTCATTGATTGTCCCTCCAGATGTTTATAAATTTATTGGTTGCTTCTCCAGAACCGCTGGTGATATTTTTTACAAATTTTATTGCTTTTTCTTCTTTAATTAATTATAATCAGTAAAGGCTTTTTAATCAAATGGTTTAACCTTTAACATTGCATTCAACCGAAATTATAGGAGGTGATTTTTAATCAGGTAATCAAAGATTTATTCTAAATTTTTTTTGTTAAATTTGACAGGAAAAAGAAACTGATCTATAATTTATACTAGGTGCATCTATATCAGCGGACTCAAGTGTGATTAAAGACACATGAGAGTTTCACATAAAAGGTTCACATCATTAATCTATCTAGGAGGCAAAATGAAATGACAAAAATGAAATCGATGGATGGCAATACCGCTGCTGCCCACGTGGCCTACGCCTTTACTGATGTAGCAGCTATCTATCCTATCACCCCGTCCTCCCCTATGGCAGAAATGGTTGATGAATGGAGTGCTTATGGGCGCAAAAATATTTTTGACCAGGAAGTAAGACTGACGGAGATGCAGTCTGAAGGAGGGGCGGCCGGGGCAGTGCATGGATCTCTGGCCACAGGCGCTTTAACTACTACCTTTACCGCCTCTCAGGGTCTGCTTTTGATGCTCCCCAATATTTATAAACTGGCCGGCGAACAGCTGCCCGGTGTTTTTCATGTCAGCGCCAGAACAGTTGCCACCCACGCTCTTTCAATATACGGAGATCACTCCGATGTAATGGCCTGCCGCCAGACAGGTGCAGGTATGCTGGCTTCTGGTGGTGTTCAGGAAGTTATGGACATGGCTGGAGTGGCTCATATGGCAGCAATTGAGTCGAGTCTGCCCTTCATTCACTTCTTCGATGGCTTTAGAACCTCACATGAGATTCAAAAGATTGAGGTACTCGAGTACGACCAGCTTGCTGAACTTTTTGATGAAGAAGCCGCTCAGGAATTTCGTGAAAATTCCATGTGCCCTGAAGATCCGGTAACCAGGGGAACAGCTCAGGGGCCGGATATATTTTTCCAGGCCCGGGAGGCAGTCAATCCATATTATGAGAGAACTCCTGAGATAGTCGCTGACTGCATGGAAAGGATCAGTGAAGTTACAGGTCGAGAATATCACCCTTATAATTATTACGGACCGGAGGATGCCGAGCACGTGATTGTAGCGATGGGATCGGTAACTTCCACCATAAAAGAAACTATAGATTATCTGCGCGGCAAGGGAGAAAAAGTAGGCCTGATAAATGTTCATATGTACAGACCCTTCTCCAGAGAGTACTTCCTCCAATCACTCCCGGACAGCGTGGAAAGAATAGCAACTCTTGATCGCACCAAAGAGCCCGGAGCTGAAGGAGAGCCGCTTTATGAAGACATAAGAACTGTATTTTATGATCGCGAAGAGCAGCCTACGATAGTCGGAGGTCGCTACGGCCTCAGTTCTAAAGATACGAATCCTTCTCACATAAAATCTGTTTATAACAATCTCAAGCAGTCAGAACCCAAGGACGACTTCACCGTCGGCATCGAGGATGATGTAACCTACACTTCCCTGCCGGTTAAAGAGGATATAGACACCACTCCGGAAGGCACAACCCGCTGCAAATTCTGGGGTTTTGGTTCGGATGGTACGGTCAGCGCCAACAAAAATGCAATAAAGATTATCGGAAATAACACCGATCTTTATGCC contains:
- the zupT gene encoding zinc transporter ZupT, with protein sequence MENLLLAFLLTLFAGLSTGFGSIFAFFTKKTDLQFLATALSFSAGVMIFISFVELFEEAREELTAYFAGDTGFTVAVAAFFAGVFLIMIVDMLVPERDNPHHALDQEEIESAREKQEVSDSSDIESLRAEDQQELERVGLMSAAAIAIHNFPEGLVTFVATLADPALGITIAIAIALHNIPEGIAVAIPIFYSTGSRLKAVLYSFAAGTAEPAGALLGYFVFREFFDELTFGIIFAFVAGIMVFISIDELLPTANEYGGEGHQEIYAFIGGMAIMAVTLIFVG
- a CDS encoding aldo/keto reductase — translated: MNYRRMKNSEKKVSSLGFGCMRLPAADDRPDRIKTEKAAEMLDYALENGVNYLDTAWFYHRGESENFLGSYLQSRDARNDIYLATKLPTPLVKSKDDLDYFLQQQLKKLQTNYIDFYLLHSLREKSWKKLYDIGITDWLLQKKEEGLINHPGFSFHDDFPAFKKIIDSFPAWDFCQIQYNYLDRKYQAGEKGLDYAWRQDLDVVIMEPLRGGLLARKPPRAVEKIWEKSSRDISPAARALEWLWQDERIAVVLSGMNNIEEVKENVATAARTGPGSLPQNETELINKAAAEFKKISPVDCTGCSYCTPCPEGVRIPKILDLYNNAHIYDGFQNMKEEYYDIDEDRRADACIKCQRCEGECPQDLPVSELMKRVENYF